In a genomic window of Nilaparvata lugens isolate BPH unplaced genomic scaffold, ASM1435652v1 scaffold4843, whole genome shotgun sequence:
- the LOC120355800 gene encoding integumentary mucin C.1-like, giving the protein MVATSMYQAALYLMLLLSASALDPKYRTQEFLTSREHGLDTSNIHHMQQCLLTSGIPALHGNQSAIDQMYIDIRDWYMNMAGERAVVGSLCKRVHCVYNLHTCLHPTFTSLDFLEVVVVRSVEVCAPYCEEQASIVITTPVSTATVTTTLAAIITTTQASTTTPASTTTPASTTPTSTAATTTPTTVPDPVTTSACSGASRHV; this is encoded by the coding sequence ATGGTGGCTACAAGCATGTACCAAGCAGCACTCTACCTTATGCTACTACTCAGTGCTAGTGCATTGGATCCAAAGTACAGGACACAGGAATTTCTCACTTCAAGGGAACATGGACTGGATACATCAAACATCCATCATATGCAACAGTGCCTGCTAACATCAGGGATTCCTGCTCTACATGGTAATCAGTCAGCAATCGATCAAATGTACATTGATATCAGAGACTGGTACATGAATATGGCTGGGGAACGAGCTGTGGTGGGATCTCTCTGCAAACGAGTCCACTGCGTATACAATCTGCACACCTGTCTTCACCCTACATTCACATCGTTGGACTTTCTGGAAGTGGTTGTTGTAAGGTCAGTTGAGGTCTGTGCACCGTACTGTGAAGAACAAGCATCCATTGTTATTACTACTCCAGTGAGTACTGCAACTGTTACAACAACTCTTGCTGCTATCATCACAACTACTCAAGCTAGTACTACAACTCCTGCTAGCACTACAACTCCCGCTAGTACTACTCCAACTAGTACTGCTGCTACTACAACTCCTACCACTGTGCCAGACCCAGTAACAACATCAGCCTGCAGTGGAGCAAGTAGACATGTGTGA